In Arthrobacter sp. B3I4, the following proteins share a genomic window:
- a CDS encoding IS30 family transposase, with translation MYLSSSSAAGIRFLASIKHGHGLRPSARHAGIDKEVGYRWLREEYLRLRRNGKTPSETTAELGFSTSRLAAWEADVGQVKDRHHLRVNIDEEASFWAAFGRGESFGEAAKNAGVSRSTAYRWMHRRFDQLRKSKVTVRRCQDQLRLTDHLSLNFERDRLSRLSNERNAATAAQHAAVLSSGRYADQMLGAVLSEAQQHRAARTEKYWQLMRNGVSNAEACRLLGMHRRTGTQLRRASNFQIPPITAPAVTAGRYLDVRERLQIADLLRLGHSMRRIAAELGRHASTVKRELDRHRDAQGLYLPRTADHDARLQRARPKVHKLAANTRLRTLVQRKLNRFWSPDEICGWMKKTYPDDQTMRLCPETIYRALLLREDHGLHQRYAAKLRTGRRIRKTRWRTRTGKGSRIRNMTMIGQRPAEVETRLEAGHWEGDLIVGVGSVSAMMTLRERKTQYGIIINLPLDHTAASVNAAAISAFAKLPTHLKRTLTWDQGVEMASHEELTKKTGVPVYFAERSSPWQRGANENFNGLARQYFPKGTNLAVHSVEHVSHVMRELNERPRKTLDYDTPAARFKAERTAPPGALR, from the coding sequence ATGTATCTCAGCTCCTCGTCAGCAGCAGGCATCCGGTTTCTTGCTTCGATTAAGCACGGGCACGGTCTCAGACCGTCCGCCCGACATGCTGGCATTGATAAGGAAGTCGGCTACCGCTGGCTGCGCGAGGAATACTTGCGCCTGCGTCGCAACGGCAAGACTCCGAGCGAGACGACAGCGGAGCTCGGGTTCAGCACGTCCCGGCTGGCGGCGTGGGAAGCTGACGTCGGCCAGGTCAAAGACCGCCATCACCTTCGGGTGAATATTGACGAGGAGGCCAGCTTTTGGGCGGCGTTTGGTCGGGGGGAAAGCTTTGGTGAGGCAGCCAAAAACGCGGGTGTGAGCCGTTCGACCGCCTATCGGTGGATGCACCGTCGTTTCGACCAGCTACGTAAGTCCAAGGTGACCGTTAGGCGGTGCCAAGACCAATTGCGCCTGACCGACCACCTCAGCCTGAACTTCGAACGCGACCGATTATCCCGACTATCGAACGAGCGGAATGCGGCCACGGCGGCGCAGCACGCCGCAGTCCTCTCCTCCGGTCGCTATGCAGACCAGATGCTCGGCGCGGTGCTCTCAGAGGCGCAGCAGCACCGTGCTGCGCGGACCGAGAAGTATTGGCAGCTGATGCGCAACGGGGTGAGCAACGCAGAAGCATGCAGACTTCTCGGTATGCACCGAAGAACAGGGACGCAGCTGCGTCGAGCCAGCAACTTCCAGATCCCGCCCATCACAGCGCCGGCCGTAACCGCGGGCCGCTACCTGGATGTGCGGGAGCGGTTGCAGATCGCGGACCTATTGCGCCTGGGGCACTCAATGCGGCGAATCGCGGCGGAACTGGGCCGTCACGCCTCCACGGTCAAACGGGAACTCGACCGTCACCGGGACGCTCAGGGCCTCTACCTGCCCCGCACTGCCGATCATGACGCCCGGCTGCAACGGGCCCGACCGAAAGTGCATAAGCTCGCTGCCAACACCCGACTGCGCACCCTTGTGCAACGTAAGCTCAACCGTTTCTGGTCCCCGGACGAAATCTGCGGGTGGATGAAGAAGACATACCCCGATGACCAGACGATGCGGTTGTGCCCGGAAACGATTTACCGGGCACTGCTGCTGCGCGAGGACCACGGCCTGCACCAGCGGTATGCCGCCAAGCTGCGCACCGGCCGTAGGATCCGCAAGACCCGTTGGCGCACCCGCACCGGGAAAGGCTCGCGGATCCGCAACATGACCATGATCGGTCAACGGCCGGCAGAGGTGGAAACCCGTCTGGAGGCCGGCCACTGGGAAGGGGACCTCATCGTCGGCGTCGGGTCAGTCTCGGCGATGATGACACTCAGGGAAAGGAAAACCCAGTACGGCATCATCATAAATCTGCCCCTGGATCACACCGCTGCGAGCGTCAACGCGGCCGCCATCAGCGCGTTCGCGAAGCTGCCAACACACCTGAAGCGAACACTCACGTGGGACCAGGGCGTGGAAATGGCCAGCCACGAGGAACTAACAAAGAAGACCGGGGTTCCGGTTTACTTTGCCGAACGCTCCAGCCCCTGGCAGCGCGGCGCCAACGAGAACTTCAACGGGCTCGCCCGCCAATACTTCCCCAAAGGCACCAACCTCGCCGTTCACAGCGTTGAGCACGTCTCCCACGTGATGCGCGAACTCAACGAACGGCCACGAAAAACCCTCGACTACGACACCCCGGCAGCACGCTTCAAAGCCGAACGCACCGCCCCGCCCGGTGCTTTGCGATAG
- a CDS encoding DUF2975 domain-containing protein has product MSRNTSCTLFVALLVLLLLSVLVQVWALPAAVERAVSLFPEVRPLAVPALVWGACAIVCWQAIAVIGLLLVRLSREHRVDSSAHKWLGAVIGCLLAFVALVVTAFIALNETGYTSPGVMLGLFAGGLVALIAAGSLALFLGYGPQIRQHTRLTDGPVARHQTLRTSAHEHWGNC; this is encoded by the coding sequence ATGAGTCGTAATACCTCGTGCACGCTGTTTGTGGCGCTTCTCGTCCTCCTACTGTTGTCCGTTTTAGTGCAGGTATGGGCTTTGCCCGCGGCCGTGGAGAGGGCGGTTTCTCTTTTTCCTGAAGTCCGTCCGCTCGCCGTCCCGGCACTGGTCTGGGGCGCCTGCGCGATCGTTTGCTGGCAAGCCATCGCCGTCATTGGGCTGCTGCTGGTCCGGCTTTCCCGTGAGCATAGAGTCGACTCATCTGCTCATAAGTGGTTAGGTGCGGTGATCGGTTGCCTGCTCGCATTCGTCGCGCTCGTTGTGACGGCCTTCATCGCACTGAACGAAACCGGGTACACCTCCCCCGGGGTGATGCTCGGGCTCTTCGCCGGAGGGCTCGTCGCTCTCATCGCAGCGGGATCTCTGGCTCTATTCCTGGGATATGGCCCGCAAATCCGCCAACACACACGGCTGACGGATGGCCCGGTCGCCCGTCATCAGACACTTCGAACATCCGCACACGAACACTGGGGGAACTGTTGA
- a CDS encoding DNA gyrase subunit A, with protein sequence MDEDERQIRQQLMLHEALVQAMDRRDEVFHEIEDSQDMDEAIRRVGQLLGLDEHGSRAVLDMQAGTFTRDRRQAIASFAEELRSRLPDRR encoded by the coding sequence ATGGATGAGGACGAGCGGCAGATCAGGCAGCAGTTGATGCTCCACGAGGCTCTGGTGCAGGCGATGGATCGGCGGGACGAGGTCTTCCATGAGATTGAGGATTCCCAGGACATGGACGAAGCGATCCGTCGGGTGGGTCAGCTGTTGGGCTTGGATGAGCACGGCAGCCGGGCAGTCTTGGATATGCAGGCCGGAACATTCACCCGAGACCGGCGTCAGGCCATCGCGTCCTTCGCAGAAGAACTCAGATCACGGTTGCCTGATAGGCGCTGA
- the nadC gene encoding carboxylating nicotinate-nucleotide diphosphorylase: MTATVTPATAAQGFLAASAPPPAPIAVSGPSRSAVLTGTLPAAAVEAVLRAALLEDAPYGDITSQSLIPADARATAVLSARVPGVFSGGEVFAAAMKLADPGAAVDLLVADGEAFSAGTALARVTGNARGVLLAERVALNLVQRMSAIATRTDEFVALVAGTRARITDTRKTTPGLRVLERYAVRCGGGANHRFGLSDAVLAKDNHLAVLTGGDPAKLTAVLRDAKARLGHTTHFEVEVDSMEQIEPVLAAGVDTIMLDNFSLIELADGVGLIGGRARVEASGNVNLATVAGIAATGVDVISIGALTHSVTALDLGLDVELETAPATAPAGGQGTP, translated from the coding sequence ATGACCGCCACCGTCACCCCGGCCACCGCCGCCCAGGGCTTCCTCGCGGCGTCCGCACCCCCGCCCGCGCCGATTGCTGTTTCCGGACCGTCCCGGTCCGCGGTCCTGACCGGCACCCTTCCGGCAGCCGCCGTCGAGGCCGTGCTGCGGGCAGCGCTGCTTGAGGACGCCCCCTATGGGGACATCACCTCCCAGTCGCTCATCCCGGCCGACGCCCGCGCGACCGCGGTGCTGTCGGCGCGGGTGCCCGGGGTCTTCAGCGGCGGCGAGGTGTTCGCCGCGGCGATGAAGCTCGCTGACCCGGGCGCCGCCGTCGACCTGCTCGTGGCGGACGGTGAAGCTTTCAGTGCCGGCACCGCGCTGGCCAGGGTGACCGGCAACGCCCGGGGCGTGCTGCTGGCCGAGCGCGTGGCGCTGAACCTGGTGCAGCGGATGAGCGCCATCGCCACCAGGACCGACGAGTTTGTCGCCCTGGTGGCCGGCACCCGGGCCCGGATCACCGACACGCGGAAGACGACGCCGGGACTGCGGGTGCTTGAGCGCTACGCAGTCCGCTGCGGCGGCGGGGCAAACCACCGCTTCGGCCTTTCCGACGCCGTACTCGCCAAGGACAACCACCTGGCGGTGCTGACCGGGGGAGACCCGGCGAAGCTCACCGCGGTGCTGCGCGATGCCAAAGCCCGGCTGGGACACACCACGCACTTCGAAGTTGAGGTGGACAGCATGGAGCAGATCGAGCCGGTGCTGGCCGCCGGTGTGGACACCATCATGCTGGACAACTTTTCGCTGATCGAACTCGCGGACGGCGTCGGGCTCATCGGCGGGCGGGCCCGCGTGGAGGCCAGCGGCAACGTCAACCTCGCGACCGTGGCGGGGATCGCCGCCACCGGGGTGGACGTCATCTCGATCGGTGCGCTCACCCACAGCGTCACCGCGCTGGATCTCGGACTCGACGTCGAGCTGGAAACGGCGCCGGCCACCGCGCCCGCGGGCGGCCAAGGAACGCCGTGA
- a CDS encoding cysteine desulfurase family protein translates to MIFLDAAAATPVRREVLEAMWPYLSGEFGNPSSHHSLGDAAAAALAGARDRAAEALGCRPGEVVFTSGGTEADNLAVKGIALARRAADQRLDRVAISAVEHPAVEESARYLQRLHGFAVDVIPVDRYGQVTEEALAAALRPETALASVMYANNEVGTVQPVARLAALARSRGVPLHSDAVQAAGWLPLDVRALGVDALSISGHKLGAPKGCGALFVRGRTRLEPLIHGGGQERGRRSGTENVAGAVALATALSLAVSSREASERVADLRDGFIAAVLAGVPGAVLTGHPAERLPSVASFCFPGTSGESVLLELERQGVICSSGSACAAGSDEPSAVLLAMGIDSAVAQTAVRFSFEPSVTAAELREAAAAVRAAVGSVRTLGAAG, encoded by the coding sequence GTGATCTTCCTCGACGCCGCCGCCGCCACCCCGGTCCGCCGCGAGGTGCTGGAGGCCATGTGGCCGTACCTGAGCGGCGAGTTCGGCAACCCGTCCAGCCACCACTCCCTTGGCGACGCTGCCGCCGCGGCGCTCGCCGGCGCCCGGGACAGGGCAGCCGAAGCCCTGGGCTGTCGCCCTGGCGAGGTGGTCTTCACCTCCGGCGGCACCGAAGCGGACAACCTCGCCGTCAAGGGCATCGCCCTGGCCCGGCGGGCCGCAGACCAGCGCCTGGACCGGGTGGCGATCAGCGCCGTCGAACATCCCGCGGTCGAAGAATCGGCGAGGTACCTGCAACGCCTCCATGGCTTCGCCGTCGATGTCATTCCGGTGGACCGTTACGGGCAGGTCACCGAGGAGGCGCTCGCCGCCGCACTCCGGCCCGAAACCGCGCTGGCCAGCGTCATGTACGCCAACAACGAGGTGGGCACCGTCCAGCCGGTGGCCAGGCTCGCCGCCTTGGCCCGCAGCCGGGGCGTTCCGCTGCACAGCGACGCCGTGCAGGCAGCGGGCTGGCTGCCCCTGGACGTCCGGGCGCTGGGCGTGGACGCGCTGAGCATTTCCGGGCATAAGCTCGGCGCGCCCAAGGGCTGCGGGGCGCTCTTCGTGCGCGGCAGGACCCGGCTGGAGCCGCTGATCCACGGCGGCGGGCAGGAACGCGGACGCCGTTCAGGCACCGAGAACGTGGCCGGGGCGGTCGCGCTTGCGACGGCGCTCAGCCTGGCCGTGTCGTCACGGGAAGCCTCCGAGCGCGTTGCGGACCTGCGGGACGGCTTCATCGCCGCCGTCCTGGCCGGAGTGCCCGGGGCCGTGCTTACCGGCCATCCCGCCGAGCGGCTGCCCTCCGTGGCGTCGTTTTGTTTCCCCGGCACCAGCGGGGAGTCGGTGCTGCTGGAACTGGAACGCCAGGGCGTCATCTGTTCCAGCGGCTCAGCCTGCGCCGCGGGTTCGGACGAACCGTCCGCGGTGCTGCTGGCGATGGGGATCGACTCGGCAGTGGCCCAGACGGCCGTGCGGTTCAGTTTCGAGCCCTCGGTCACGGCCGCCGAGCTGCGCGAAGCGGCTGCCGCGGTCCGTGCCGCCGTCGGCAGCGTTCGCACCCTGGGCGCTGCCGGCTAG
- a CDS encoding MarR family winged helix-turn-helix transcriptional regulator: MSPKAAPAGAAAKGAPAATGEAQASSVRLPAQTWESLFRAQVAVMRRLQGGPAFKDLAVNEYDVLFTLSGCPSGWLRQNELNDHVLLSQSSLSRLVERLEKRGLVERRPAPDDGRGVLVRLTEDGRELQKQIGREHVRDIAALVGPALTAAEQRELLRLTEKLRASVQAR; the protein is encoded by the coding sequence ATGTCCCCCAAAGCAGCGCCGGCGGGAGCCGCCGCCAAAGGAGCGCCGGCGGCAACCGGGGAAGCCCAGGCCTCCTCGGTTCGGCTGCCGGCGCAGACCTGGGAGTCGCTGTTCCGGGCGCAGGTCGCCGTGATGCGCAGGCTGCAAGGCGGTCCTGCCTTCAAGGATCTCGCCGTCAATGAATACGACGTCCTGTTCACGCTCTCCGGCTGCCCCTCCGGCTGGCTCCGCCAGAACGAACTCAACGACCATGTGCTCCTGAGCCAGTCGAGCCTGAGCCGGCTGGTGGAGCGGCTGGAGAAGCGCGGCCTGGTGGAGCGCCGGCCCGCCCCCGACGACGGCCGCGGCGTCCTGGTCCGGCTTACCGAGGACGGGCGGGAACTGCAAAAGCAGATCGGCCGGGAGCATGTCCGGGACATCGCAGCACTGGTCGGCCCGGCCCTGACGGCGGCGGAGCAGCGCGAGTTGCTGCGGCTGACCGAAAAGCTCCGGGCGTCTGTCCAGGCCCGCTGA
- a CDS encoding GNAT family N-acetyltransferase — MLPIGFSLIGCFLISGRRPPSGASRASEPGYVLVAEATDTGAVVGFVHVIESDRIAHLEQLSVSPEYSRRGYGRMLIDAAKEEARGRGHNRLTLRTYADIPWNAPFYSQAGFVEEDPSTDFHRELVHVEYSLELARYGRRVQMVAVLK; from the coding sequence ATGCTGCCGATCGGCTTCTCGTTGATTGGCTGCTTCTTGATCAGTGGCCGCCGGCCCCCATCTGGCGCTTCGAGAGCGTCAGAGCCCGGATACGTTCTGGTCGCTGAAGCGACCGACACTGGTGCCGTCGTGGGTTTCGTGCACGTCATTGAGTCAGACAGAATTGCCCATCTGGAGCAACTTTCGGTCTCACCTGAATATAGTCGTCGCGGATATGGGCGCATGCTGATCGATGCCGCGAAGGAAGAAGCCCGAGGACGGGGGCATAACCGGCTGACTCTGCGTACGTATGCCGATATCCCTTGGAACGCGCCTTTTTACTCGCAAGCCGGTTTTGTGGAGGAGGACCCTTCGACTGACTTCCACCGCGAACTGGTCCATGTTGAATACAGCCTCGAGCTTGCTAGGTACGGGCGCCGCGTACAGATGGTCGCAGTGCTGAAGTAG
- a CDS encoding LLM class flavin-dependent oxidoreductase gives MQIGVFSVSDITADPTTGNTPTEHERIKASVAIAKKVEEIGMDVYAIGEHHNRPFFSSSPTTTLAYIAAQTERIILSTATTLITTNDPVKIAEDFAMLQHLSDGRVDLVLGRGNTAPVYPWFGKNIQDGIELAIENYSLLRRLWDEDTVNWSGKHRTPLQNFTSTPRPLDGVAPFVWHGSIRTPQIAEVAAYYGDGFFANNIFWPKEHYQQLIGLYRERYEHYGHGKADQAIVGLGGQFFMRKNSQDAVKEFRPYFDNAPVYGHGPSLEDFTAQTPLTVGSPQEVIEKTLTFREYFGDYQRQLFLIDHAGLPLKTVLEQLDLFGEEVLPVLRKEYAEKTPAHVPAPPTHAGRVAAKLAALEAAPQGA, from the coding sequence ATGCAGATCGGCGTATTCAGCGTCAGCGACATCACTGCTGACCCCACCACGGGCAACACCCCCACAGAGCATGAGCGGATCAAGGCATCGGTGGCCATCGCCAAGAAGGTCGAAGAGATCGGCATGGACGTCTACGCCATCGGCGAGCACCACAACCGGCCGTTCTTCTCCTCCTCCCCCACCACCACCCTGGCCTACATCGCCGCCCAGACGGAGCGGATCATCCTCTCCACCGCCACGACGCTGATCACCACGAACGACCCGGTGAAAATCGCCGAGGACTTCGCGATGCTTCAGCACCTGTCCGACGGCCGCGTGGACCTGGTGCTGGGCCGCGGCAACACCGCTCCCGTCTACCCCTGGTTCGGCAAGAACATCCAGGACGGGATCGAGCTCGCCATCGAGAACTACAGCCTGCTGCGCCGGCTCTGGGACGAGGACACCGTCAACTGGTCCGGCAAGCACCGCACGCCGCTGCAGAACTTCACCTCCACCCCGCGCCCGCTCGACGGCGTCGCCCCCTTCGTCTGGCACGGCTCCATCCGCACGCCGCAGATCGCCGAGGTGGCCGCCTACTACGGTGACGGATTCTTCGCCAACAACATCTTCTGGCCCAAGGAGCACTACCAGCAGCTGATCGGCCTCTACCGCGAACGCTACGAACACTACGGCCACGGCAAGGCAGACCAGGCCATCGTCGGTCTCGGCGGACAGTTCTTCATGCGGAAGAACTCCCAGGACGCCGTCAAGGAGTTCCGCCCGTACTTCGACAACGCCCCGGTCTACGGCCACGGCCCCTCACTGGAGGACTTCACCGCCCAAACCCCGCTGACGGTCGGCAGCCCGCAGGAAGTCATCGAGAAGACCCTGACCTTCCGGGAGTACTTCGGCGACTACCAGCGCCAGCTGTTCCTGATCGACCACGCCGGCCTGCCGTTGAAGACCGTGCTGGAGCAGCTGGACCTGTTCGGTGAGGAAGTCCTTCCGGTCCTGCGCAAGGAATACGCCGAGAAGACTCCGGCCCACGTCCCGGCCCCGCCGACCCACGCAGGTCGCGTGGCCGCCAAGCTTGCGGCCCTCGAGGCTGCGCCCCAGGGCGCCTGA
- a CDS encoding SRPBCC family protein yields the protein MAVYFECRTRTLMPRSELFDLARSIDVHKDSMAQSHEEAVDGVTSGLISLGEEVTWRARHFGVPFQMTSRITEMQMPDYFVDEQVKGPFRRFRHVHEFSQDSAGTTMVDRIEFATPFGPIGRVVEKLLLGRYLQRLIETRNRHLAGGSDLQ from the coding sequence ATGGCCGTCTATTTTGAGTGCAGAACGCGGACGTTGATGCCCAGGTCGGAGCTATTTGACCTTGCCCGGAGCATCGACGTGCACAAGGACTCCATGGCGCAGTCGCATGAAGAGGCGGTAGACGGCGTGACCTCGGGTCTCATCTCCTTGGGCGAGGAAGTGACGTGGCGAGCTCGGCACTTCGGTGTCCCGTTTCAAATGACGAGCCGGATCACCGAGATGCAGATGCCCGACTATTTCGTGGATGAACAGGTTAAAGGTCCGTTCCGCCGGTTCCGGCATGTTCATGAGTTCAGCCAGGACTCTGCAGGAACCACCATGGTGGACCGCATCGAGTTCGCGACACCGTTCGGACCCATAGGGCGTGTGGTCGAAAAACTCCTGCTGGGCCGCTACCTCCAAAGGCTGATCGAGACGCGCAACCGGCATCTTGCTGGTGGCTCTGATCTGCAATAG
- a CDS encoding transglutaminase family protein yields the protein MERIVSARMAFKTVADTKVAMAVAVARNPGYSGFEESLSVTAAGEDVPLVELSDHHGGRFHYMEFLEPTEVLVEYGATVTGFAVPEETGLMELIRYVRPSRYAESDRLLPTAYAEFGGVQGPELLHAVRNWVFSELRYVSGSSRGTDGAVETLLHRRGVCRDFAHLAISLLRSKNVPARLAAVYAPGLSPMDFHAVAEAHVGGAWHVIDPTGLAPRESLLRITAGRDSSDTAFLSTVGGSLSLKELKVTATVTGELPVEDPAALVTIR from the coding sequence ATGGAACGCATCGTGTCCGCACGCATGGCCTTCAAAACGGTGGCCGACACCAAGGTCGCGATGGCCGTGGCGGTGGCGCGCAACCCCGGTTACAGCGGCTTTGAGGAGTCGCTGTCCGTGACGGCGGCCGGCGAGGACGTGCCCCTGGTCGAACTCTCCGACCACCACGGCGGCCGCTTCCACTACATGGAGTTTCTCGAGCCCACCGAGGTGCTGGTGGAGTACGGCGCCACCGTCACCGGCTTCGCCGTGCCGGAGGAAACCGGACTGATGGAGCTCATCCGCTACGTCCGGCCCAGCAGGTACGCCGAATCCGACCGGCTGCTCCCGACGGCGTACGCCGAGTTCGGCGGTGTGCAAGGGCCGGAGCTGCTGCACGCCGTGCGGAACTGGGTCTTCAGCGAACTGCGCTACGTCAGCGGATCGTCGCGGGGGACCGACGGCGCCGTCGAGACCCTGCTGCACCGCCGCGGCGTCTGCCGCGACTTCGCGCACCTGGCGATTTCATTGCTGCGGTCCAAGAACGTCCCGGCCCGGCTTGCCGCGGTGTACGCGCCGGGGCTGAGCCCGATGGATTTCCATGCCGTGGCAGAAGCCCATGTCGGCGGGGCGTGGCACGTCATCGACCCCACCGGCCTCGCCCCCCGGGAGAGTCTGCTCCGGATTACCGCCGGCCGGGATTCTTCCGACACGGCCTTCCTGTCCACGGTGGGCGGCAGCCTCTCGCTGAAGGAGCTGAAGGTCACCGCCACTGTGACCGGAGAGCTTCCGGTCGAGGATCCTGCTGCGCTCGTCACCATCCGGTAG
- a CDS encoding Type 1 glutamine amidotransferase-like domain-containing protein, protein MKLLLTSGGVTNPSIHSALVRLLDKPIAESHALVIPTAQWGHPMCGPASVRRLLAAGPGSRHLSGLGWASLGVLELTALPSIGAERWVPWLREADVLLVDGGDATYLYHWMRESGLAELLPSLPDTVWVGVSAGSMVMTPRIGEYFVEWPSAPDDRTLGVVDFSIFPHLNAFPTNTMAHAERWAADVGVSSYAIDEQTAIKVVDDSVEVVSEGEWTKFG, encoded by the coding sequence TTGAAGCTCTTGCTTACATCAGGCGGCGTAACGAACCCGAGCATCCACTCGGCGCTCGTGCGACTTCTCGACAAGCCGATCGCCGAGAGCCATGCCCTGGTGATCCCCACAGCGCAGTGGGGCCACCCGATGTGCGGACCGGCGTCGGTCCGGCGTCTCCTGGCCGCCGGACCCGGCTCCCGTCACTTGTCCGGCCTCGGCTGGGCCTCGCTCGGCGTCCTTGAGCTCACGGCGCTGCCCAGCATCGGCGCGGAGCGCTGGGTCCCCTGGCTCCGCGAGGCCGACGTGCTCCTCGTCGACGGCGGCGACGCGACGTACCTGTACCACTGGATGCGGGAGTCCGGGCTGGCCGAGCTGCTGCCGTCACTACCCGACACGGTGTGGGTGGGAGTGAGCGCCGGCAGCATGGTCATGACACCCCGGATCGGGGAATACTTCGTCGAGTGGCCGTCCGCTCCGGATGATCGCACCCTGGGCGTCGTCGACTTTTCGATCTTCCCGCACTTGAATGCCTTCCCGACCAACACCATGGCACACGCAGAGCGGTGGGCCGCCGATGTTGGCGTTTCCTCCTACGCCATCGACGAACAGACAGCCATCAAGGTCGTCGACGACTCCGTCGAGGTCGTTTCCGAAGGAGAATGGACGAAGTTTGGATGA
- a CDS encoding GtrA family protein, translating into MEFQLQEAQPPSQSPPDTRRRRRGVLRYPLVRQLLRFTGVGVICTVTSLALYAALRPWIGPQPANAVALILTSFLNTALNRRLTFKITEQHRMKRDHLNGLIVILVALLITGGSLGILHWVNPDATVADELWTTTLSGFLATAVRFTMLRHWIFRRARHR; encoded by the coding sequence ATGGAGTTCCAGCTTCAAGAGGCCCAGCCGCCGTCGCAATCCCCTCCGGACACCCGGCGTCGCCGCCGCGGCGTGCTCCGCTACCCCCTGGTCCGGCAGCTGCTGCGCTTTACCGGCGTGGGCGTCATCTGCACCGTCACCTCGCTGGCGTTGTACGCGGCGCTCCGGCCGTGGATCGGACCCCAGCCGGCCAACGCCGTGGCGCTGATCCTGACATCCTTCCTGAACACCGCGCTGAACCGGCGGCTGACCTTCAAAATCACCGAGCAGCACCGGATGAAGCGCGACCACCTCAACGGGCTGATCGTCATCCTTGTCGCCCTGCTGATCACCGGCGGCAGCCTCGGCATCCTGCACTGGGTGAACCCGGACGCGACAGTGGCCGATGAACTCTGGACCACCACCCTCTCCGGCTTCCTGGCCACGGCCGTGCGGTTCACCATGCTGCGGCACTGGATCTTCCGCCGCGCCCGGCACCGCTAG
- a CDS encoding VOC family protein, producing MNTPPTGSLHHIEVWVPDINRAKQEWGWILPRLGYTTYQSWDAGISWRLDQTYIVAEQSPALTGREHERTTPGLNHLAFHAGSQRDVDALVVEGARHGWMQLFQDKYPHAGGPDHYAAYLFNSDGFEIELVAAG from the coding sequence GTGAACACCCCTCCCACGGGTTCCCTGCACCATATCGAGGTGTGGGTCCCTGACATTAACCGCGCCAAGCAGGAATGGGGTTGGATTCTGCCCCGACTGGGATACACCACTTACCAAAGCTGGGACGCAGGAATCAGCTGGCGACTTGATCAGACCTACATAGTGGCTGAACAGTCACCGGCCTTGACCGGTCGGGAACACGAGCGCACTACACCAGGCCTCAACCACCTGGCGTTCCACGCCGGAAGCCAAAGAGACGTGGATGCGCTTGTCGTGGAAGGCGCTCGTCACGGATGGATGCAGCTGTTCCAAGACAAGTATCCGCACGCCGGCGGACCTGATCACTATGCCGCTTACCTCTTCAACTCAGACGGCTTCGAGATCGAGCTCGTAGCCGCCGGGTAA
- a CDS encoding DUF1684 domain-containing protein, with amino-acid sequence MSEQDFEGTDRDEQDDVQRISAVDIADWRLRTFALYAGVRKIAADNPAEAHSYWRHGRDRMFGTHPASPLTEAAKADFGGLKTADYDPIYRFHVPITKEGAGREMNVKTGTDGVVRFVRLGTFDLPEMGQLAVWKLNGYGGGIFVPFRDATAGQPGGSYGAGRYLLDTIKGAFHGVTGSGPDAQFVLDFNFAYNPSCAYNEAWACPLAGPSNRLAVDIPVGELS; translated from the coding sequence ATGTCGGAACAGGACTTTGAGGGAACGGACCGTGACGAGCAGGACGACGTGCAGCGCATCTCCGCCGTCGACATCGCCGACTGGCGGCTCCGGACCTTTGCGCTCTATGCCGGCGTGCGGAAGATCGCGGCCGACAACCCGGCCGAGGCCCACTCCTACTGGCGGCACGGCCGGGACCGGATGTTCGGCACCCACCCCGCCTCGCCGCTGACGGAAGCCGCGAAAGCAGACTTCGGCGGCCTCAAGACCGCGGACTATGACCCCATCTACCGCTTCCACGTCCCCATCACCAAGGAGGGCGCCGGGCGCGAGATGAACGTCAAGACCGGCACCGACGGCGTCGTCCGCTTCGTCCGCCTGGGCACCTTCGACCTGCCGGAGATGGGCCAACTGGCCGTGTGGAAGCTCAACGGCTACGGCGGCGGAATCTTTGTTCCGTTCCGCGACGCCACCGCCGGCCAGCCCGGCGGCAGCTACGGCGCCGGCCGCTACCTGCTGGACACCATCAAGGGCGCTTTCCACGGGGTCACCGGGTCCGGGCCCGACGCGCAGTTCGTGCTGGACTTCAACTTCGCGTACAACCCCTCCTGCGCGTACAACGAAGCGTGGGCATGCCCCCTGGCCGGGCCGTCCAACCGCCTGGCGGTGGACATCCCGGTCGGCGAGCTGTCCTGA